Proteins from a single region of Vicia villosa cultivar HV-30 ecotype Madison, WI unplaced genomic scaffold, Vvil1.0 ctg.001429F_1_1, whole genome shotgun sequence:
- the LOC131635117 gene encoding uncharacterized protein LOC131635117, with protein sequence MVNYKPVCPVCRQSINIRKENFPGVSVAMWNAIQDLFPREVETRKQTSTSSIGSLEAPFMIVETDNPIAQPNGNMNNGLRPITQNEIITAFEVLRRTLSQPGSGFHPMIQDTICHSFEGLRRAISHPNFGFNPIVRKALTFAFEELSGAICQSGGEFHPIIQNAINRALEELGGETSRPDSEISFHVRVALEERLRATSQRPHESSAPPPPPSSSS encoded by the exons ATGGTCAATTATAAGCCAGTATGCCCTGTTTGCAGACAGTCGATTAACATAAG AAAAGAAAATTTTCCCGGTGTGAGCGTAGCTATGTGGAACGCAATACAAGACTTGTTTCCTCGAGAAGTAGAAACAAGGAAACAAACAAGTACCTCCTCAATTGGTTCACTAGAAGCTCCTTTTATGATCGTTGAAACAGATAACCCAATTGCACAACCAAATGGTAATATGAACAATGGACTTCGGCCAATCACTCAGAACGAGATTATAACTGCTTTCGAGGTACTACGTCGAACACTTTCTCAGCCTGGCAGTGGATTTCATCCTATGATTCAGGACACAATTTGTCATTCTTTTGAGGGACTACGTCGAGCAATTTCTCATCCTAACTTCGGATTTAATCCTATCGTTCGGAAGGCGCTAACTTTTGCTTTCGAGGAACTCAGTGGAGCAATTTGTCAGTCTGGCGGTGAATTTCACCCTATCATTCAAAATGCGATTAATCGTGCTTTGGAGGAGCTAGGTGGAGAAACTTCTCGGCCCGATAGTGAAATTAGTTTTCACGTTAGAGTTGCTCTCGAGGAACGACTTAGAGCAACTTCTCAGCGGCCCCACGAGTCATCTGCCCCTCCTCCTCCACCTTCCTCATCTTCTTAA